A DNA window from Litorilinea aerophila contains the following coding sequences:
- a CDS encoding GAF domain-containing sensor histidine kinase has translation MNEQQQLQQHHRELSILNHIAQALNREVDLDRALQVVLGLVAELFGLRTGWVFLVHPETGNTYLAATHNLPPGLAHEPERMAGGCYCLDTYLAGDLEGAANVNIITCSRLKKLMAGTDGLRFHASIPLYAQETRLGVLNVASTDWRKLSADDLRLLYTVGDMLSIAIARAHLFARSTQLGAVEERNRLAREIHDTLAQGLSAIALQLETADALLERADRQDAALQQVQRCVQKALQMARHNLEEARRSVLDLRAAPLQGRTLAQAIAHLIQESALGPEVDCDFVLVGDDRPLPVHLEVGLYRMAQEALNNIQRHAGACHVRLTLTLTPASVSLAIEDNGQGFDPAEIPEGRFGLVGLNERARLLGGELRLESSPGEGTAITVCVPLPAR, from the coding sequence ATGAACGAACAGCAGCAGCTCCAACAACATCATCGGGAGCTCTCCATCCTCAACCACATCGCCCAGGCCCTGAACCGGGAAGTAGACCTGGACCGGGCCCTGCAGGTGGTGCTGGGCCTGGTGGCCGAGCTGTTCGGGTTGCGCACCGGCTGGGTCTTCCTGGTGCATCCGGAAACCGGCAACACCTATCTGGCAGCCACCCACAACTTGCCCCCAGGCCTGGCCCATGAGCCGGAGCGGATGGCCGGTGGCTGCTACTGCCTGGACACCTACCTGGCGGGAGACCTGGAGGGCGCAGCCAACGTGAACATCATCACCTGCAGCCGCCTGAAAAAGCTTATGGCCGGCACCGATGGCCTGCGCTTCCATGCCAGCATCCCCCTCTATGCCCAGGAGACCCGGCTGGGGGTGCTCAACGTGGCCAGCACAGACTGGCGAAAGCTCTCTGCGGACGATCTGCGCCTGTTGTACACCGTGGGGGACATGCTCAGCATCGCCATCGCCCGGGCTCATCTTTTCGCCCGCAGCACCCAATTGGGCGCAGTGGAAGAACGCAACCGCCTGGCCCGGGAGATCCACGACACCCTGGCCCAGGGACTGTCGGCCATCGCCCTTCAGCTGGAAACAGCCGACGCCCTGCTGGAACGGGCCGACCGCCAGGACGCAGCGCTGCAACAGGTCCAACGCTGTGTCCAGAAGGCGCTGCAAATGGCCCGCCACAATCTGGAGGAAGCGCGCCGCTCGGTGCTGGACCTGCGCGCGGCGCCGCTCCAGGGGCGTACCCTGGCCCAGGCCATCGCCCACCTGATCCAGGAGAGCGCCCTGGGCCCAGAGGTGGACTGCGACTTTGTACTGGTGGGCGACGACCGTCCACTGCCGGTTCACCTGGAGGTGGGGCTCTACCGCATGGCCCAGGAGGCGTTGAACAACATCCAGCGCCACGCCGGGGCCTGCCACGTCCGCCTCACCCTGACCCTCACGCCCGCCAGCGTCAGCCTGGCCATCGAGGACAACGGCCAGGGATTCGACCCGGCGGAGATCCCGGAGGGGCGCTTTGGCCTGGTCGGCCTCAACGAGCGGGCCCGGCTCCTGGGCGGCGAGCTACGCCTGGAGAGTAGCCCGGGCGAGGGCACGGCCATCACCGTCTGCGTGCCCTTGCCGGCTCGCTAA
- a CDS encoding transglycosylase SLT domain-containing protein — MMNFYNRLSRSERLVLWASVATVAVVLVLTGLHITGIFPRPMATPAASMPPSPNAPDQGRQGTLMPTFTPTAVLSTAVAAAAATSTASPVATQAATAAIPVEPPAEPTPTPAPSSPPTPTPTPASPAERLAESLRLHRYGDYAAARAQLSSLAAEITGTIRLQARYHLSKAYLAEGYYQEALAALDQLDQEFELALASQASAGVAGQEDLRHKAEYLRAQAYQGLGDNPQAIAAYQRFLDAYPDAVEWIASDLARAYLAVGNLAEAVATYRGAADTAARRGDVVHQVGLLESLAAVYSGQARHQEAAAVYGDILAVARNAPYRAQIQYQAGLALANAGDEAGAIQAWQAATQEAPASRYAYYALVELVNRQVDFDLYLRGYIDLQASLLGENAWLPAVNAFQAYLEQAGPDGDRADLAWLGLGQAYLGLGNYDAAIQALDHLLANYPACSCYGQAWLDKARAQAAAGDRVEARRTYRTFAREHADHELAPEALWRSGLLALEEGNRLEAAVDFLALADGFPDSSRAPAGLYAIGLGAYQEGLYAESVAMFQRLQRDYPEYRWDAVAFWLGRAHQAAGSQAEAHAAWQTLHERAPDIYYGILAGASLAQIPLAGGALLDNMDHIAGPASTLPGDDGSQAFAEAWLARWLGVEPASLSSLPEEAAQDPDLALGRVLLDLDERAAALSALERFYNRHRDDPHALYAMSLTFEALGTYRLSLMAMARLLEFSPARLVEDAPIFLQRRAYPQPFRELIAPEAQANGLDPLLLYSLIRQESLFEEGAISVAAAQGLAQIIPDTGHWIATQLGFPNYRNELVYRPHINVKFGAYYLRWVQDYLQGNPISALVGYNAGPSRSARWREASGADDALFVEMLTLSEPRVYVQAVVANLYHYTRLYGAQGMAAAPGP, encoded by the coding sequence ATGATGAATTTTTACAACCGGCTCAGCCGGTCCGAACGGCTCGTTCTGTGGGCCAGTGTCGCCACCGTGGCGGTTGTGCTCGTCCTGACCGGGCTGCACATAACCGGTATCTTTCCCAGACCCATGGCCACGCCGGCGGCTTCCATGCCCCCTTCCCCCAACGCGCCAGACCAGGGTCGCCAGGGGACGTTGATGCCCACCTTTACGCCCACCGCCGTACTTTCCACCGCTGTGGCGGCCGCAGCCGCGACCTCGACAGCCTCCCCGGTTGCGACGCAAGCGGCCACAGCGGCGATCCCGGTTGAACCGCCCGCCGAGCCAACGCCCACCCCTGCTCCCTCCTCGCCGCCTACGCCGACGCCCACTCCCGCCTCCCCGGCCGAGCGCCTGGCTGAAAGCCTGCGCCTTCACCGCTATGGGGACTACGCCGCGGCCCGGGCCCAGCTCTCCTCCCTGGCCGCCGAGATCACCGGGACCATCCGCCTGCAGGCTCGCTATCACCTGAGCAAGGCGTACCTGGCGGAGGGGTACTACCAGGAGGCCCTGGCGGCGTTGGACCAGCTGGATCAGGAGTTTGAATTGGCGCTGGCCAGCCAGGCATCCGCTGGCGTGGCAGGCCAGGAAGATCTGCGCCACAAGGCCGAATACTTGCGGGCCCAGGCCTATCAGGGGCTGGGCGACAATCCCCAGGCCATTGCGGCCTACCAGCGCTTCCTGGACGCCTACCCGGACGCGGTGGAGTGGATCGCTTCGGATCTGGCCCGGGCCTACCTGGCCGTGGGCAACCTGGCCGAGGCCGTGGCCACCTATCGCGGCGCAGCCGACACCGCGGCCCGGCGAGGGGATGTGGTTCACCAGGTGGGCCTGCTGGAATCGCTGGCCGCCGTCTACAGCGGGCAGGCCCGCCACCAGGAGGCGGCTGCCGTCTACGGCGACATCCTGGCCGTGGCTCGCAACGCGCCCTACCGGGCCCAGATCCAATACCAGGCTGGCCTGGCCCTGGCCAACGCCGGCGACGAGGCCGGCGCCATCCAGGCCTGGCAGGCAGCTACCCAGGAGGCGCCGGCCAGCCGCTATGCCTACTACGCCCTGGTGGAGCTGGTCAACCGGCAGGTGGACTTCGATCTGTACCTGCGGGGCTACATCGACCTTCAGGCCTCCTTGCTGGGGGAAAATGCCTGGCTGCCGGCGGTCAACGCCTTCCAGGCCTACCTGGAACAGGCGGGGCCGGACGGGGATCGGGCCGATCTGGCCTGGCTGGGGTTGGGACAGGCCTACCTGGGGCTGGGCAACTATGACGCTGCCATCCAGGCCCTGGACCACCTGCTGGCCAACTATCCGGCCTGCTCGTGCTACGGCCAGGCCTGGCTGGACAAAGCCCGCGCCCAGGCCGCAGCCGGCGACCGGGTGGAGGCCCGCCGCACCTATCGCACCTTCGCCCGGGAACACGCCGATCATGAGCTGGCGCCAGAGGCCCTCTGGCGCAGCGGCCTGCTGGCCCTGGAAGAGGGAAACCGGCTGGAAGCCGCGGTGGATTTCCTGGCCCTGGCCGACGGGTTTCCCGACAGTTCACGCGCGCCAGCGGGGCTCTACGCCATCGGCCTGGGAGCCTACCAGGAGGGGCTGTACGCCGAGAGCGTGGCCATGTTCCAGCGCCTGCAGCGGGACTATCCAGAGTATCGCTGGGACGCGGTGGCTTTCTGGCTGGGGCGGGCCCATCAGGCGGCCGGTAGCCAGGCAGAGGCCCACGCCGCCTGGCAAACCCTCCACGAGCGGGCGCCCGACATCTACTACGGCATCCTGGCCGGCGCGTCCCTGGCCCAGATCCCCCTGGCCGGCGGCGCTCTGCTGGACAACATGGATCACATTGCCGGCCCGGCCAGCACCCTGCCTGGGGATGATGGCAGCCAGGCCTTTGCCGAAGCGTGGCTGGCCCGCTGGCTGGGGGTGGAGCCGGCCAGCCTCAGCTCCCTGCCGGAGGAGGCCGCCCAGGATCCGGACCTGGCCCTGGGTCGGGTGTTGCTGGATCTGGACGAGCGCGCTGCCGCCCTGAGTGCCCTGGAGCGCTTCTACAACCGCCATCGGGACGATCCCCACGCGCTCTACGCCATGAGCCTGACCTTTGAAGCCCTGGGCACCTACCGGCTCAGCTTGATGGCCATGGCCCGGCTGCTGGAATTCAGCCCGGCCCGGTTGGTGGAAGATGCCCCCATTTTCCTGCAGCGACGGGCCTATCCCCAGCCCTTCCGGGAGTTGATCGCCCCGGAAGCCCAGGCCAACGGCCTGGACCCGTTGCTGCTCTACAGCCTGATCCGCCAGGAGAGCCTGTTTGAAGAGGGCGCCATCTCGGTGGCTGCGGCCCAGGGCCTGGCCCAGATCATCCCGGACACGGGCCACTGGATCGCCACCCAACTGGGCTTCCCCAACTATCGCAACGAACTGGTCTACCGTCCCCATATCAACGTCAAGTTTGGCGCCTACTACCTCCGCTGGGTGCAGGATTATCTCCAGGGCAATCCCATTTCCGCCCTGGTGGGCTACAACGCGGGTCCCTCCCGTTCGGCCCGCTGGCGGGAGGCCAGCGGTGCAGACGATGCCCTCTTCGTGGAGATGTTGACCCTCAGCGAGCCCCGGGTCTACGTCCAGGCGGTGGTGGCCAACCTGTACCACTACACCCGGCTCTACGGCGCCCAGGGGATGGCGGCTGCCCCTGGGCCGTAG
- a CDS encoding SPW repeat protein: protein MYWVTGILGLLLAVAPFALGYREHPGAMWTSVVLGVIVLLASLYEAIDKEKAKWEYWVAGVAGLLAIIAPFALGFSAMTSALWTTVILGAILLILAGYELFYVERSQKHQS, encoded by the coding sequence ATGTACTGGGTAACGGGTATTCTTGGCTTGTTGCTCGCGGTTGCGCCTTTTGCGTTGGGCTATCGGGAACATCCCGGTGCCATGTGGACCAGCGTGGTCCTGGGCGTGATTGTACTGTTGGCCTCCCTGTATGAAGCCATCGACAAAGAAAAGGCCAAGTGGGAGTATTGGGTCGCTGGCGTAGCGGGCCTGTTGGCCATCATCGCTCCCTTTGCGTTGGGCTTCAGCGCCATGACCTCGGCCCTGTGGACCACGGTGATCCTGGGCGCGATCCTGTTGATCCTGGCCGGTTATGAGCTGTTCTACGTGGAGCGATCCCAGAAGCATCAATCTTAA
- a CDS encoding AMP-binding protein has protein sequence MNLAELLSQQARHRPQAIALLDLTRGRLRQVRFAQLDEWGRRGASLLAREGLQAGDVILIFHPLGVELYAALAAVLRMGLVAMFVDPAQGTEHIARCCQLLPPKALLATPKAHLLRLTTPALRRIPVKFATGLGAPGAIPWRRWRSCAPSSWMAPCSPDTPALVTFTSGTTGQPKATVRTHGILLQQHLALERTLGLTPDDRVLTTLPLFVLSHLAAGASTLLPRVNLRSPGRVDGPGLVAQMERHRVTCLEGSPTLVDGVVRACEAQGRILPGLTRVFSGGAPVFPQLMARVQAVAPQATVTAVYGATEAEPIAAIHYHELDEDDIHQMQAGAGLLAGRPVPEICVRILPDRWGTPWGSLSPAEFEELTLPPGVPGEIVVSGRYVLTGYLHGQGDAETKIRVGETIWHRTGDAGYLDHEGRLWLLGRCAARVADARGVLYPLSVEAPAQAFPQVRRAALVAHAGQRLLALELDGPPTPTLLQQIHAQVGRDRIDKIWVLPRLPVDRRHNAKIDYGELRQLLIANQKTAAPS, from the coding sequence ATGAATCTGGCAGAGCTGCTGAGCCAACAGGCTCGACATCGCCCACAAGCCATCGCCCTGTTGGATCTCACCCGTGGCAGGCTCCGCCAGGTCCGCTTTGCCCAGCTGGATGAATGGGGACGCCGGGGCGCGTCCCTGCTGGCCCGGGAAGGGCTGCAGGCCGGAGATGTGATCCTCATCTTTCATCCCCTGGGCGTGGAGCTGTACGCCGCCTTGGCCGCGGTCTTGCGGATGGGCCTGGTGGCCATGTTTGTGGATCCAGCCCAGGGCACCGAGCACATCGCCCGCTGCTGTCAGCTCCTCCCGCCCAAGGCCCTGTTGGCCACGCCCAAGGCCCACCTCCTGCGGCTGACGACGCCGGCCCTGCGACGTATCCCCGTCAAGTTCGCCACCGGCCTGGGCGCCCCGGGAGCCATCCCCTGGCGGCGCTGGCGTTCCTGTGCCCCTTCGTCCTGGATGGCCCCCTGTTCGCCAGATACGCCCGCCCTGGTGACCTTCACCAGCGGGACCACCGGCCAGCCCAAGGCCACCGTGCGCACCCATGGAATCCTGCTACAGCAGCACCTGGCCCTGGAGAGAACTCTGGGCCTGACGCCCGACGACCGGGTATTGACCACGCTGCCCCTCTTCGTGCTGTCGCACCTGGCTGCCGGCGCTTCGACCCTCCTGCCCCGGGTCAACCTGCGCAGCCCAGGGCGCGTGGACGGCCCGGGCCTGGTAGCCCAGATGGAGCGCCACAGGGTCACCTGCCTGGAGGGATCCCCCACCCTGGTGGATGGGGTGGTCCGCGCCTGTGAGGCCCAGGGGCGCATCCTGCCTGGCCTCACCCGGGTCTTCAGCGGCGGCGCTCCGGTTTTCCCTCAACTCATGGCCCGGGTCCAGGCGGTAGCGCCCCAGGCCACGGTGACCGCGGTCTACGGCGCCACCGAGGCCGAGCCCATCGCCGCAATCCACTACCACGAGCTGGACGAAGACGATATTCACCAGATGCAGGCCGGGGCCGGCCTGTTGGCAGGCCGCCCGGTTCCAGAGATTTGTGTGCGCATCCTCCCGGATCGATGGGGCACTCCCTGGGGTAGCCTCAGCCCGGCGGAATTCGAGGAGCTGACCCTGCCGCCGGGCGTCCCGGGCGAAATTGTGGTCAGCGGCCGCTATGTCTTGACCGGCTACCTCCATGGCCAGGGGGATGCGGAGACCAAGATCCGGGTAGGCGAGACCATCTGGCACCGGACGGGGGATGCGGGCTATCTGGACCATGAAGGGCGCCTCTGGCTGTTGGGCCGATGCGCGGCCCGGGTGGCCGATGCCCGGGGTGTCCTTTATCCCCTGTCGGTGGAGGCCCCAGCCCAGGCCTTTCCCCAGGTCCGTCGGGCGGCGCTGGTTGCCCATGCGGGCCAGCGTCTGCTGGCTTTGGAGCTGGACGGCCCACCGACCCCGACCCTGTTGCAACAGATCCACGCCCAGGTAGGTCGGGATCGGATCGACAAGATCTGGGTTTTGCCCCGGCTGCCGGTGGATCGACGCCACAACGCCAAGATCGACTACGGCGAATTGCGGCAGTTGTTGATTGCCAACCAGAAAACCGCCGCCCCTTCGTAG
- a CDS encoding winged helix-turn-helix domain-containing protein: MPYTLRLTDGGYMRRHDVHNIIQYLVAAQCVQVVGFSNVGKSALLRLLAQPDVWIQELGEAGQTYLPVYIDCNRMLGMSDQGFYELVLRCLQESSPHFASLPELVEAYETLVAPASDFQIPLSFNRGITAALQSVTGRLILFLDEFDEPFSQIDSRVFLNMRALKDRHGPQLVYVTATGNPLIQLRGENHCAEFCELFLPRVWHLAPLTRSDVERLVRRYMEAFEADFIAADLDFIYEWSGGHPPLVEGICRLLDAALPAAQADPANPADRWSLHRQVARQMRSNEDLQLECAKIWDERSPEEQAEMLGLFQADHEPNAAILADLARRHILLPVEGKYQFFSRLLADFVQRKVLQERSSATSLWLDAERGEVFLGDRPVETLTNLEYRLMLLLFQNAEKIVDKYQIVTHVWGESYIDEVDDARIEKLVSRLRQKIEPDPSSPRFLTTIRGRGYRLLPDGNER, encoded by the coding sequence ATGCCCTACACGCTACGTTTGACCGATGGTGGCTACATGCGCCGCCATGATGTGCACAACATTATCCAGTACCTGGTGGCCGCCCAGTGCGTCCAGGTAGTCGGCTTCAGCAACGTGGGCAAGTCGGCCCTGCTTCGCCTGCTGGCCCAGCCCGACGTCTGGATCCAGGAGCTGGGAGAGGCGGGACAGACCTACCTGCCCGTCTACATCGACTGTAACCGGATGCTAGGGATGAGCGACCAGGGCTTCTATGAACTGGTTTTGCGCTGCCTCCAGGAAAGTTCACCCCACTTTGCATCCCTGCCGGAGCTGGTGGAAGCCTACGAAACCCTGGTGGCGCCAGCCAGCGACTTCCAGATCCCCCTGAGCTTCAACCGGGGGATCACCGCAGCCCTGCAAAGCGTCACAGGCCGACTCATCCTCTTCCTAGACGAATTCGACGAGCCCTTTTCCCAGATCGATTCCCGGGTCTTCCTGAACATGCGGGCGCTCAAAGATCGCCACGGCCCCCAACTGGTCTACGTGACGGCAACGGGCAATCCCCTGATCCAGCTCCGGGGCGAAAACCACTGTGCCGAGTTCTGTGAGCTCTTTCTGCCCCGGGTCTGGCACCTGGCTCCCCTGACCCGCAGCGATGTGGAACGGCTGGTCCGACGGTACATGGAGGCCTTCGAGGCGGACTTCATCGCGGCGGACCTGGACTTCATCTACGAGTGGTCCGGCGGGCATCCGCCGCTGGTGGAAGGCATCTGCCGCCTGCTGGATGCGGCCTTGCCGGCCGCGCAGGCCGACCCGGCCAACCCCGCCGACCGCTGGTCCCTCCATCGGCAGGTGGCCCGGCAGATGCGCAGCAACGAGGATCTGCAACTGGAATGCGCCAAGATCTGGGATGAGCGCTCGCCGGAGGAACAGGCGGAGATGCTGGGCCTCTTCCAGGCCGACCACGAGCCTAACGCCGCCATCCTGGCCGACCTGGCCCGGCGTCACATCCTGCTGCCGGTGGAGGGGAAGTATCAGTTCTTCAGCCGACTCCTGGCTGATTTTGTCCAGCGCAAAGTCCTCCAGGAACGGTCCTCCGCCACCAGCCTCTGGCTGGACGCAGAGCGGGGCGAAGTATTCCTGGGCGACCGGCCGGTGGAGACCCTCACCAACCTGGAATATCGGTTGATGTTGTTGCTCTTCCAGAATGCGGAAAAGATCGTGGATAAGTACCAGATCGTGACCCACGTCTGGGGAGAGAGCTACATCGACGAGGTGGACGACGCCCGCATCGAGAAGCTGGTCAGCCGGCTTCGTCAGAAGATTGAGCCCGACCCCAGCAGCCCCCGCTTTCTCACCACCATCCGCGGCCGGGGATACCGCCTCCTGCCTGACGGCAACGAGCGATAG
- a CDS encoding dihydrolipoyl dehydrogenase family protein has protein sequence MTQRIAIIGNGPAGIEAATVAARAGAQVTLIGEGPVGGRAGWHSLTPSKVWLTAADTYGLFQEAAQLGTVVTGARPDPQAVLARIRAVTAAWNEQQAASLRRLGVELLNGVAAFSGPHSLTVQAQDFTHTVHADAVIVATGSVPRFPPGMQPDGERILAPRFASHLAQLPPDVVVVGGGATGTEFAYLFNRLGLRVTWVLDQAGILPRFAPDVGRFLADVMARRGVDLAIGQPATAIERNEAGITVITRDGGRHTGSMAFLAIGRTPDLARLALDAAGLSPGPGGGLETDAYGQTRVPGIYAVGDATGAPMLANRATAQARIAARHALGLPTPPFRPETVVHAVYCEPQVAQVGTLQTASNQLLTVRLPFTAGLKGHLLAEGDGFVELAYDKHDRRVVGGVAVGPHAADVLAPVALAIAWGATVEQLAEVAGAHPTVSELAFLAAQEAGPWVRRSQP, from the coding sequence ATGACCCAACGGATCGCCATCATCGGCAATGGGCCGGCCGGCATCGAAGCGGCCACAGTTGCCGCCCGGGCCGGCGCCCAGGTCACCCTGATCGGCGAAGGCCCTGTGGGCGGTCGCGCCGGCTGGCACAGCCTGACGCCCAGCAAGGTCTGGCTGACGGCGGCAGACACCTACGGCCTGTTCCAGGAGGCCGCCCAACTGGGTACAGTGGTGACGGGCGCCCGGCCCGATCCCCAGGCCGTGTTGGCCCGCATCCGCGCTGTCACAGCCGCGTGGAACGAGCAGCAGGCGGCCAGCCTGCGCCGGCTGGGCGTGGAGCTGCTCAACGGTGTCGCGGCCTTCAGCGGCCCCCATTCCCTCACAGTGCAAGCCCAGGATTTCACCCACACCGTCCACGCCGATGCCGTCATCGTCGCCACCGGATCGGTGCCTCGCTTTCCGCCGGGGATGCAGCCCGACGGGGAGCGGATCCTCGCGCCCCGCTTTGCCAGCCATCTGGCCCAACTGCCGCCGGACGTGGTGGTGGTCGGCGGCGGCGCCACCGGCACCGAGTTCGCCTATCTCTTCAACCGCCTGGGCCTTCGGGTGACCTGGGTCCTGGATCAGGCCGGCATCCTGCCCCGCTTTGCGCCTGATGTGGGCCGCTTCCTGGCAGATGTCATGGCCCGCCGCGGGGTGGACCTGGCCATTGGTCAGCCCGCCACAGCCATTGAACGAAACGAGGCCGGCATCACAGTGATCACCCGGGATGGGGGCCGCCATACCGGCAGCATGGCCTTCCTGGCCATCGGCCGCACGCCCGACCTGGCGCGCCTGGCCCTGGACGCGGCGGGGCTTTCCCCAGGCCCGGGCGGTGGACTGGAGACCGACGCCTACGGCCAGACCAGGGTACCGGGCATCTACGCGGTGGGCGATGCCACGGGCGCGCCCATGCTGGCCAACCGGGCCACGGCCCAGGCCCGTATCGCGGCTCGACATGCCCTGGGCCTCCCCACGCCTCCCTTCCGGCCAGAGACGGTCGTCCATGCGGTTTACTGCGAACCCCAGGTGGCCCAGGTGGGCACCCTTCAGACAGCCAGCAACCAGCTCCTGACGGTACGGTTGCCCTTCACCGCGGGCCTGAAGGGGCATCTGCTGGCCGAGGGCGACGGCTTCGTAGAGCTGGCCTACGACAAACACGACCGCCGGGTGGTGGGCGGTGTGGCGGTGGGCCCCCACGCGGCCGACGTGCTGGCCCCAGTGGCCCTGGCCATCGCCTGGGGGGCGACGGTGGAGCAACTGGCCGAGGTTGCCGGCGCCCACCCCACCGTGAGCGAGCTGGCTTTCCTGGCGGCCCAGGAGGCAGGCCCCTGGGTACGTCGCAGCCAGCCGTAG
- the fbp gene encoding class 1 fructose-bisphosphatase — MTELREFPNQITTIERFILDQQRGFPDATGTLTNLLYDLALAAKIIASRTTRAGLVDILGSTGEQNVQGEEVQKLDRFAERTIFRLNDHTGRLAVMASEEEADIIPIPERFKTGKYVLLYDPLDGSSNIDFNVSVGTIFAIYRRKSQEGPGTLEDCLQKGRDLVAAGYIIYGSSTMMVYSTGQGVHGFTLDPSIGEFLLSHPNIRIPARPKYYSVNQGYERYWSEGVRRFTRWLQGENEEGKELSLRYIGSLVADFHRNLLTGGIFYYPADSKDPDKPHGKLRLLYEAAPLAFLAEQAGGYASDGHRPILDIQPQGLHQRTPLFIGNRSLVEKAEYFIRTYDQG, encoded by the coding sequence ATGACCGAACTGCGCGAGTTCCCCAATCAGATCACCACCATCGAACGGTTCATCCTGGATCAGCAGCGGGGCTTTCCCGATGCCACGGGGACCCTGACCAACCTGCTGTATGACCTGGCCCTGGCTGCCAAGATCATCGCCAGCCGCACCACCCGGGCCGGCCTGGTGGACATTTTGGGCAGCACCGGGGAACAGAATGTCCAGGGAGAGGAAGTGCAGAAGCTGGACCGCTTCGCAGAGCGTACCATCTTCCGGCTGAACGACCACACCGGGCGCCTGGCCGTCATGGCCTCGGAGGAAGAGGCGGACATCATCCCTATCCCCGAACGTTTCAAAACCGGCAAATACGTGCTCCTCTACGACCCGCTGGACGGGTCTTCCAACATCGATTTCAACGTCAGCGTGGGCACTATCTTCGCCATCTACCGGCGCAAGAGCCAGGAAGGGCCGGGCACCCTGGAGGACTGCCTCCAGAAGGGGCGGGACCTGGTGGCCGCCGGCTACATCATCTACGGCTCCAGCACCATGATGGTCTATTCCACGGGTCAGGGGGTACACGGCTTCACCCTGGATCCCAGCATCGGCGAGTTTCTCCTCTCCCACCCCAACATCCGCATCCCGGCCCGGCCCAAGTACTACAGCGTGAATCAGGGCTACGAGCGCTACTGGTCGGAGGGGGTGCGCCGCTTTACCCGTTGGCTCCAGGGCGAGAACGAAGAAGGCAAAGAACTCTCCCTGCGCTACATCGGCTCCCTGGTGGCGGACTTCCACCGCAACCTGCTCACCGGCGGCATCTTCTACTATCCGGCCGATAGCAAAGATCCAGACAAACCCCATGGCAAGCTGCGCCTGCTCTACGAGGCGGCTCCCCTGGCCTTTCTGGCCGAACAGGCCGGCGGATACGCTTCTGACGGCCATCGGCCTATCCTGGACATCCAGCCCCAGGGCTTGCACCAGCGGACGCCCCTCTTCATCGGCAATCGCTCCCTGGTGGAGAAGGCGGAATACTTCATCCGCACCTACGATCAGGGATGA